One window of the Esox lucius isolate fEsoLuc1 chromosome 8, fEsoLuc1.pri, whole genome shotgun sequence genome contains the following:
- the ptmaa gene encoding prothymosin alpha-A isoform X1 gives MADTKVDTSTEISAKDLKEKKLVEEAENGKDTPANGKAEAEENGEQDNDVDEDDEDVGEEEDEEEDVEGDEDEDDDDEVEGRAVKRAAEEDDDEDDEEDVGTKKQKTDDD, from the exons ATGGCTGACACAAAAGTCGACACTAGTACAGAGATCTCTGCCAAG GACCTGAAAGAGAAGAAGCTTGTTGAAGAGGCAGAAAATGGAAAAGACACCCCAGCCAACGGAAAGGCT GAGGCTGAGGAGAATGGCGAACAGGACAATGATGTAGACGAGGATGATGAAGatgtgggagaggaggaggatgaggaagaggatgtTGAGG GTGATGAAGacgaagatgatgatgatgaggtcGAGGGTCGCGCAGTCAAGAGGGCAGCAgaagaggatgatgatgaagatgatgag GAGGATGTTGGAACGAAGAAGCAGAAAACTGACGATGATTAA
- the ptmaa gene encoding prothymosin alpha-A isoform X2, translating to MADTKVDTSTEISAKDLKEKKLVEEAENGKDTPANGKAEAEENGEQDNDVDEDDEDVGEEEDEEEDVEGDEDEDDDDEEDVGTKKQKTDDD from the exons ATGGCTGACACAAAAGTCGACACTAGTACAGAGATCTCTGCCAAG GACCTGAAAGAGAAGAAGCTTGTTGAAGAGGCAGAAAATGGAAAAGACACCCCAGCCAACGGAAAGGCT GAGGCTGAGGAGAATGGCGAACAGGACAATGATGTAGACGAGGATGATGAAGatgtgggagaggaggaggatgaggaagaggatgtTGAGG GTGATGAAGacgaagatgatgatgatgag GAGGATGTTGGAACGAAGAAGCAGAAAACTGACGATGATTAA